In Longibacter salinarum, a single window of DNA contains:
- a CDS encoding tetratricopeptide repeat protein, translated as MLTSPQAFPVFLPVGLLSALIGIVFIAACTSDPAPTESYHAAKQHADAGRFEEAMFEYRRAAQCGHPVAMYELALILRTGAFKSSDGSPIAYVDRDTAAAQQWFSAAAGALRDSVQAGSAQAHVLLGEMLYRGYGVARDTASALSHWRAAADLGFPEAQYRLAVARFESGHHSRAFRLARRAAQEEHAASEAFLAFLYQDGYGTTPDTDSAMVWLRRAAAHGDSSAMIRLQALRAAASDSIRSSANGDDESTP; from the coding sequence ATGCTGACTTCGCCCCAAGCCTTCCCGGTTTTTCTTCCCGTCGGACTGCTGAGTGCTCTGATCGGGATCGTTTTCATCGCGGCCTGCACCTCCGACCCCGCTCCCACGGAATCGTATCACGCGGCGAAACAGCATGCCGATGCGGGTCGCTTCGAAGAAGCGATGTTTGAGTATCGCCGCGCAGCTCAGTGTGGGCACCCCGTGGCTATGTATGAGCTCGCATTGATTTTACGAACCGGGGCGTTCAAATCCAGCGACGGCTCCCCCATCGCGTACGTCGACCGCGACACGGCGGCGGCCCAGCAGTGGTTTTCGGCTGCGGCTGGTGCGCTTCGGGACTCGGTGCAAGCGGGGTCTGCCCAGGCTCACGTTCTACTGGGCGAAATGCTGTACCGCGGATACGGCGTGGCGCGAGATACAGCATCGGCGCTTTCCCACTGGCGAGCGGCCGCGGATCTTGGTTTCCCCGAAGCACAGTACCGCCTGGCCGTCGCGCGCTTCGAGTCGGGCCATCATTCTCGTGCTTTTCGCCTCGCCCGTCGCGCGGCCCAGGAGGAGCACGCAGCGTCAGAAGCGTTTCTCGCGTTCCTGTACCAGGATGGCTACGGGACGACGCCCGATACAGACTCTGCCATGGTGTGGCTTCGTCGCGCCGCAGCACACGGTGACTCCTCTGCCATGATTCGGCTCCAGGCCCTTCGTGCGGCTGCTTCCGACAGTATACGCTCCTCCGCCAACGGCGACGACGAGTCAACACCGTGA
- the cdaA gene encoding diadenylate cyclase CdaA, with amino-acid sequence MTLFDILRLGFGDVVEIGLVAFILYQLYRLMRGTIAVQIAVGLLALFVVQGVVWAFDMTVLSTVFNYFNQVFLLAVIVIFQPEIRRLLLVLGKNPIVRRFVTSSDQSEVVKETVGAVEEMASTQTGALIAFQRTTGLRSYIETGEPLGADVSRDLLLTIFYGQNPLHDGAVIIGGRRIEAARCILPVSTSMKLSPQLGLRHRAAVGLTEQTDAFVVVVSEETGNISVSRDGALISNITTDELQTYLSNALSVESPSVSAPSPRSRVPA; translated from the coding sequence TTGACTCTTTTTGATATTCTCAGGCTCGGGTTCGGAGATGTCGTCGAGATCGGTCTCGTCGCGTTCATCCTGTACCAGCTCTACCGGCTGATGCGGGGAACCATCGCGGTGCAGATCGCCGTCGGTCTGCTAGCGCTCTTCGTCGTCCAGGGCGTCGTCTGGGCATTCGACATGACGGTTCTGAGCACCGTCTTCAACTACTTCAACCAGGTGTTCCTCCTGGCGGTTATCGTAATTTTCCAGCCAGAAATCCGCCGGCTGCTCCTCGTTCTTGGAAAAAACCCGATCGTGCGTCGCTTCGTAACCTCCTCGGATCAGAGCGAAGTCGTGAAAGAAACCGTGGGCGCAGTCGAAGAAATGGCGTCCACTCAGACGGGCGCGCTCATCGCATTTCAGCGCACGACGGGGCTGCGGAGCTACATTGAGACGGGCGAACCCCTCGGGGCCGACGTATCGCGTGACCTCTTGCTCACGATCTTTTACGGACAGAACCCACTGCACGATGGCGCGGTGATCATCGGTGGTCGCCGGATCGAAGCTGCACGTTGCATCTTGCCGGTGTCTACGAGTATGAAGCTCAGCCCCCAACTGGGCCTTCGTCACCGAGCCGCTGTGGGCCTGACGGAGCAGACGGACGCATTCGTCGTGGTCGTCTCCGAGGAGACAGGTAACATCAGCGTCTCGCGCGATGGAGCGCTCATATCAAATATTACGACGGACGAGCTGCAAACGTACCTCTCGAACGCCCTGTCCGTCGAATCGCCCAGCGTCTCGGCACCGTCGCCCCGCTCACGCGTCCCTGCCTGA
- a CDS encoding HlyD family efflux transporter periplasmic adaptor subunit has product MVAKTEQKHNQGADRGSGLALPDIPGTDAGAHLARRAVSLAFAIFGVMVGAGVLVGLFVEIDITVDAPGTIEPAVVQAVRSPASGVLVDVRFAPGDTVTSGAILARLEPHDASEQRTTLRSSIHGVVRKPAMPGSTGQVVERGEAVAEVASIDRWRADLIVGERDVGTVQIGDEAKVDVIALQSEKKDLIRGTVTSISPEPTMIQSDTTAIADHGAERGYRVTVQLDTKEMAATSDRQLRDGYSVTGKIITRRGRILPLVWRYLRRSA; this is encoded by the coding sequence GTGGTAGCAAAAACTGAGCAGAAGCATAACCAAGGAGCTGATCGCGGGTCGGGACTGGCGCTCCCGGACATTCCGGGAACCGACGCTGGCGCGCATCTCGCTCGCCGGGCGGTGAGCCTGGCGTTTGCCATCTTCGGGGTGATGGTGGGTGCGGGCGTTCTCGTGGGACTTTTCGTCGAGATCGACATCACCGTTGATGCTCCCGGCACTATCGAGCCGGCGGTCGTCCAGGCGGTGAGGAGCCCGGCATCCGGGGTCCTGGTGGACGTTCGCTTTGCTCCGGGCGATACAGTTACCTCGGGCGCCATACTCGCGCGGCTGGAGCCCCACGACGCAAGTGAGCAAAGGACGACGCTCCGCTCGTCAATACATGGCGTCGTGCGCAAACCGGCGATGCCCGGATCGACGGGGCAGGTGGTCGAGAGAGGGGAGGCGGTTGCGGAGGTCGCGAGCATCGACCGGTGGCGCGCCGACCTGATCGTCGGGGAACGCGATGTTGGCACCGTTCAGATCGGGGACGAGGCGAAGGTCGATGTCATCGCACTGCAGTCCGAGAAGAAGGACCTGATACGCGGGACGGTGACATCCATTTCTCCCGAGCCCACAATGATTCAAAGCGATACAACTGCGATTGCCGATCACGGTGCTGAACGTGGGTACCGTGTCACGGTACAGCTGGACACGAAGGAGATGGCGGCCACGTCCGATCGGCAGCTTCGAGACGGCTACTCCGTCACCGGGAAAATTATTACGCGTCGAGGGCGAATCTTGCCTCTCGTCTGGCGTTATCTCCGTCGGAGTGCCTAG
- the folP gene encoding dihydropteroate synthase — MSFSSADYPADRFIIDARGHELDLRPGAPPHGAHVMGILNTTPDSFSDGGQFVTVEAAVSRAAEMLAEGASIIDIGGESTRPGAEPVDKEEEIDRVVPVIDAISQRFPEAVLSIDTYKPDVAQSALEAGAHIVNDVTGLRHHPETADVAADVGAPLILMHSVGAPGKLTKRPDYDDLDQNVFGTLRSAIETAQSAGVDHIVTDPGFGFGKSVSENLHLINHIDDLLRLGFPVLAGISRKSALGKLLGSEDEPVGTDERLFGALGTTAIALLRGATIIRTHDVQPTLEMLHAMHATLQS; from the coding sequence ATGTCGTTCTCTTCCGCCGACTACCCTGCCGACCGCTTCATTATCGACGCTCGCGGACACGAACTCGACCTGCGGCCCGGAGCACCGCCGCACGGGGCGCACGTCATGGGCATCCTAAACACAACCCCCGATTCGTTCTCTGACGGCGGGCAATTCGTCACCGTGGAAGCGGCCGTTTCCCGTGCAGCCGAGATGCTCGCCGAGGGTGCGTCGATTATCGACATCGGCGGCGAGTCGACCCGCCCGGGCGCAGAACCGGTCGACAAAGAAGAGGAAATCGACCGCGTCGTGCCTGTGATCGACGCGATCTCCCAGCGTTTCCCTGAAGCCGTCCTTTCGATCGACACCTACAAGCCGGACGTGGCACAGTCGGCCCTCGAAGCCGGTGCTCACATCGTCAACGACGTAACGGGTCTTCGCCATCACCCGGAGACAGCCGACGTGGCCGCCGACGTTGGCGCACCGCTGATCTTGATGCACTCCGTTGGTGCGCCCGGCAAACTCACCAAACGCCCCGACTACGACGATCTCGACCAAAACGTCTTCGGCACGCTAAGGTCCGCAATCGAAACGGCACAGAGCGCCGGGGTTGACCATATCGTCACCGATCCTGGTTTCGGGTTCGGGAAATCGGTGTCGGAAAATCTGCACCTGATCAATCACATCGACGACCTGTTACGTCTCGGATTCCCGGTACTCGCGGGCATTTCCAGAAAGTCGGCTCTTGGAAAACTCTTAGGCTCCGAGGACGAGCCCGTCGGAACGGACGAACGTCTCTTCGGCGCGCTGGGTACAACCGCCATTGCTCTCCTCCGCGGAGCGACGATCATCCGCACGCATGACGTTCAGCCTACGCTCGAAATGCTCCATGCGATGCATGCGACGCTACAGAGCTAG
- a CDS encoding GH3 auxin-responsive promoter family protein has product MNDALRSVLRRLGPLAKVESFKKEPVATQRRLLRSLLKRAADTEWGRSYGFADIADADNVVEAYQERVPLHTYEDIREDATRVRRGAADVMWPGRISNFAVSSGTVSDGKIIPVSQEIIDSNRAFSMGTGFNYLVNTFNIQLLLGKHLTLPGRIDEDENFPGTLVGEISGLLAENAPGYFRAIFQAVPNEVSFIPNWEEKLQKIADRTVDMDIRLLVMAPTWALVLFDKLIDTYNRRHGASVSTVGEVWPNLQLFIAGGVALRSYRDLLDAQIGIDIDYLETYGASEGFFSFQNELDDPSMLLHLDNGVFYEFVPAEEQYTDNPTRLTIEDVEPGVRYALYITSCSGLWSYDVGDVIRFTSVDPYKILVAGRTSEMLDKYGEAVFGDEARAALKHACEQTGAHVSHYHVTSRTVEDGDLPGHQWLVEFETAPSDITVFEEHLDIHLQDVNRHYQIRREAKAFAGPSVDVLPEGAFYQWLKATKDNISGQTKVPRMSEERTVAEEILDVLGMKR; this is encoded by the coding sequence ATGAACGACGCACTTCGCTCCGTTCTTCGCCGCCTCGGCCCTCTCGCGAAGGTTGAGTCTTTTAAAAAGGAACCGGTTGCCACGCAGCGCCGCCTCTTGCGATCGCTGCTGAAGCGTGCCGCCGACACCGAGTGGGGGCGCTCGTACGGGTTTGCCGACATTGCCGACGCGGACAACGTCGTGGAGGCCTACCAGGAGCGCGTTCCGCTTCACACCTACGAAGATATTCGCGAAGATGCCACGCGCGTCCGCCGCGGTGCCGCAGATGTAATGTGGCCCGGTCGCATTTCAAACTTCGCGGTTTCGAGTGGGACCGTCAGTGACGGGAAAATTATCCCGGTGAGCCAGGAGATTATCGACAGCAACCGTGCGTTCAGCATGGGTACGGGTTTCAACTACCTGGTGAATACGTTTAACATCCAGTTGCTGCTCGGGAAGCATTTGACCTTGCCCGGTCGGATCGATGAGGACGAAAACTTTCCCGGCACGCTCGTCGGCGAAATTAGCGGATTGCTTGCAGAGAATGCACCGGGGTATTTCCGGGCGATCTTCCAGGCTGTTCCGAACGAGGTTTCCTTCATTCCGAACTGGGAGGAGAAGCTTCAGAAGATCGCGGACCGGACGGTCGATATGGACATCCGGCTCCTCGTCATGGCCCCCACGTGGGCGCTCGTTCTCTTCGACAAGCTCATCGACACGTACAACCGACGGCACGGAGCATCCGTGTCGACGGTCGGTGAGGTCTGGCCCAACCTGCAACTCTTTATCGCCGGTGGCGTCGCCCTACGGTCGTACCGCGACCTGCTCGACGCCCAGATTGGGATCGACATCGATTATCTGGAAACGTACGGTGCGTCGGAAGGCTTCTTTTCGTTCCAGAACGAGCTCGACGACCCGTCGATGCTGCTTCACCTGGATAACGGCGTCTTCTACGAGTTCGTCCCGGCGGAGGAGCAATACACCGACAACCCCACGCGACTCACCATCGAGGACGTGGAGCCGGGCGTTCGATACGCACTCTATATCACATCCTGCAGCGGGCTCTGGAGTTATGACGTTGGGGACGTGATCCGCTTTACGAGCGTCGACCCCTACAAAATTCTTGTGGCCGGTCGAACCAGCGAGATGCTCGATAAGTATGGAGAAGCGGTGTTTGGAGACGAAGCGCGAGCCGCACTGAAGCACGCGTGCGAACAGACCGGCGCCCACGTCTCGCACTATCACGTCACGTCGCGCACCGTTGAAGACGGCGACCTGCCCGGACATCAGTGGCTGGTGGAGTTCGAAACCGCCCCGTCCGATATTACCGTCTTTGAAGAACATCTCGACATTCATCTGCAGGACGTGAATCGACACTACCAGATTCGTCGAGAGGCCAAGGCATTTGCCGGGCCCTCCGTCGACGTTCTGCCTGAAGGTGCGTTCTATCAGTGGCTTAAAGCCACGAAAGACAACATCAGTGGTCAGACGAAAGTCCCACGGATGAGTGAAGAACGAACCGTGGCCGAGGAAATTTTAGACGTTCTCGGTATGAAACGTTGA
- a CDS encoding phosphopentomutase, translating into MPLFVSIVLDGVGVGAQPDADAYGDVGSNTLGHVCAAQQPDLPNLQRLGLGNIAELENVEPTDEPEALFGRMREVSAGKDSTTGHWELAGLRLDAPFPTYPDGFPDEVIDTFLEATGWDGVLGNRAASGTKIVQELGTKHRETGYPIVYTSADSVFQIAAHKDVIPLDRLYELCRIAREDVCVGDHAVGRVIARPFVGTEGEYTRISSERKDFSRRPDAPPVQDVLQENGVRTVSVGKIYDLFARTGFDTSIKTKSNADGIRSTIDQIEAYAADPSPTFVWTNLVDFDQEYGHRNNPKGFADALETFDAALPDIRAALPDDAHLVITADHGNDPTTASTDHSREYVPLLYVAPRGPASGERDLGLRPSFNDHAATIADVLGVDFETEGTSFAVVNQAATP; encoded by the coding sequence ATGCCTCTCTTCGTATCCATCGTTCTGGATGGTGTGGGCGTAGGTGCCCAGCCGGATGCCGACGCCTACGGCGATGTCGGCAGCAACACGCTTGGCCACGTCTGTGCGGCCCAGCAGCCGGATCTGCCGAATCTGCAGCGCCTCGGCCTCGGCAATATCGCCGAACTGGAAAATGTAGAGCCGACGGATGAGCCGGAGGCTCTGTTCGGTCGGATGCGCGAGGTCTCTGCCGGAAAGGACAGCACCACAGGGCACTGGGAGCTCGCCGGACTGCGGCTCGATGCCCCGTTCCCGACATACCCGGATGGGTTCCCCGACGAGGTCATCGACACATTTCTGGAGGCGACCGGATGGGACGGCGTTCTGGGCAACCGCGCAGCCTCCGGCACGAAAATCGTTCAGGAGCTGGGCACGAAGCACCGCGAGACCGGCTACCCGATCGTTTACACGTCGGCGGACAGCGTCTTCCAGATCGCAGCTCACAAAGACGTGATTCCGCTCGACCGGTTGTACGAGCTGTGTCGCATCGCCCGTGAAGACGTGTGCGTCGGAGACCACGCCGTAGGGCGGGTCATTGCACGCCCGTTCGTCGGGACGGAAGGAGAGTACACCCGCATATCATCCGAGCGAAAAGACTTCTCTCGACGGCCGGATGCGCCTCCTGTCCAGGATGTGCTACAGGAAAACGGCGTTCGCACAGTGTCGGTCGGCAAGATCTACGACCTCTTCGCACGAACCGGTTTCGACACATCGATCAAGACGAAGTCCAACGCTGACGGAATCCGATCGACCATTGATCAGATCGAAGCCTACGCGGCCGACCCCTCGCCGACGTTCGTTTGGACGAACCTGGTCGACTTCGATCAGGAGTATGGCCACAGAAATAATCCAAAAGGCTTTGCGGACGCTCTTGAGACGTTCGATGCAGCGCTACCGGACATTCGCGCGGCGCTACCGGATGATGCTCATCTCGTGATCACGGCCGATCACGGCAACGACCCGACGACGGCGAGCACCGATCACAGCCGGGAATACGTCCCGCTACTGTACGTCGCGCCCCGCGGACCCGCATCCGGCGAACGGGATCTCGGTCTTCGGCCGTCGTTCAACGACCACGCGGCCACGATTGCGGACGTTTTGGGTGTGGACTTCGAGACGGAAGGGACATCCTTCGCGGTCGTGAACCAAGCCGCAACGCCGTAA
- a CDS encoding hybrid sensor histidine kinase/response regulator, whose protein sequence is MLPTVETELLVATCAPTGEATHCNSAWQSVLGTVDEPWSQLAESDQEIANAAVLEAATGTLVTNQIVSAATPERDEPLPVLLHFVPVYSGKDTDDDRVISAVTVSGEVMAEPSSWMISQTQRHRMEALGRMTMGVAHDLNNLLSGLIGHIELLKERASNELSADSIRGSLSTIEQAAEDGAALIEKLQRYIRRDTQAHFEPVDLPTLLEDSVTLTQPYWYNEPRRQGIEISIEQDHEEVPPVQGVPSELREVFVNLILNAVQAMPEGGTLRVASFTDRHENVCVEVEDTGIGMTSETKRHIFEPLYTTKGDKGTGMGLAASYGIVQEHEGQIHVDTEPGEGTTFRITFPPSGGTLPEKKEPEKTPADAARVLVVDDEEMVRSIVTQLLSLKGHDVDLADSGAEALELIDANTYDIVFTDFGMPEMTGAELAQIIHQRVPGLPVILLTGYTETDKAVKDVEAVLSKPFKLEELQATIQRFVE, encoded by the coding sequence ATGTTACCTACCGTAGAAACCGAGTTACTCGTTGCGACCTGCGCTCCGACGGGAGAAGCCACGCACTGCAATAGTGCCTGGCAATCCGTACTCGGCACCGTGGACGAGCCCTGGAGCCAACTCGCTGAGAGTGATCAGGAAATTGCGAATGCCGCGGTCCTCGAGGCTGCGACCGGCACGCTGGTCACAAACCAGATCGTCTCCGCAGCCACCCCGGAGCGAGATGAACCCCTTCCCGTTCTACTCCACTTCGTCCCAGTTTACAGCGGTAAAGACACGGACGACGACCGCGTGATTTCGGCCGTGACGGTGTCCGGTGAAGTCATGGCCGAGCCGTCGTCGTGGATGATTAGCCAGACGCAGCGTCACCGCATGGAGGCGCTCGGCCGCATGACGATGGGAGTCGCGCACGACCTGAACAATCTGCTCAGCGGCCTCATCGGTCACATTGAACTCCTCAAGGAGCGAGCAAGCAACGAGCTTTCGGCCGACTCCATCCGTGGATCACTGTCGACCATCGAGCAGGCCGCCGAGGATGGAGCGGCCTTGATCGAAAAATTACAGCGCTACATCCGTCGAGATACGCAAGCCCATTTCGAACCGGTCGACCTGCCCACGCTGCTCGAAGATTCGGTCACGCTCACCCAGCCGTACTGGTATAACGAACCGCGGCGGCAGGGCATCGAGATTTCGATCGAACAGGATCACGAAGAGGTCCCGCCGGTCCAGGGTGTCCCATCCGAGCTTCGGGAGGTATTTGTCAACTTGATCCTCAACGCCGTCCAGGCGATGCCCGAAGGAGGCACGCTCCGCGTCGCTTCGTTCACGGACCGCCACGAAAATGTCTGCGTCGAGGTCGAAGACACGGGCATCGGCATGACGAGCGAGACGAAGCGCCACATCTTCGAGCCGCTGTACACAACGAAAGGCGACAAGGGCACGGGCATGGGTCTCGCTGCCAGTTATGGAATCGTACAGGAGCATGAGGGCCAGATCCATGTCGACACGGAACCGGGCGAGGGAACGACGTTCCGGATCACGTTTCCTCCCTCGGGCGGTACACTTCCCGAAAAGAAGGAGCCAGAGAAAACCCCTGCCGACGCCGCGCGCGTCCTGGTCGTGGACGACGAGGAGATGGTGCGGTCGATCGTCACGCAACTGCTTTCACTGAAGGGACACGACGTCGATCTGGCCGATTCCGGCGCCGAAGCGCTCGAACTTATCGATGCCAACACCTACGATATCGTGTTTACAGACTTCGGCATGCCCGAGATGACCGGGGCCGAACTTGCGCAGATCATTCACCAGCGCGTCCCGGGGCTCCCCGTGATCCTACTCACGGGGTATACGGAAACGGACAAGGCCGTTAAGGATGTCGAAGCCGTTCTGTCGAAACCCTTCAAGCTGGAGGAACTGCAGGCTACGATTCAGCGCTTCGTCGAGTAG
- a CDS encoding sigma-70 family RNA polymerase sigma factor, which translates to MYVPREQRMLDQYLQEIGKIDLLEPEEEVELARRIKEGDEEALHKLCRANLRFVVSVAKKYQGQGLSLSDLINEGNYGLIKAAKRFDETRGFKFISYAVWWIRQAILQALAEQSRVVRLPLNRIGTISKIRKASARLQQEHERKPNIEELAEELEIDVRKVREAMQHTSRHLSMDAPFNEEDDNSLLDVLPDEESDNPDDEMMGESVKIDIERALSMLHDREAEITRLYFGIGREHPLTLEEIGKRFDLTRERVRQIKEKALRKLRQRHRREDLQTHIG; encoded by the coding sequence ATGTACGTTCCGCGCGAGCAACGGATGCTGGATCAGTACCTCCAAGAGATTGGAAAAATTGACCTTCTTGAGCCGGAGGAGGAGGTTGAGCTGGCACGGCGCATCAAAGAAGGAGACGAAGAGGCGCTACATAAGCTGTGCCGCGCCAACCTTCGCTTCGTCGTCTCCGTCGCCAAGAAGTACCAGGGGCAGGGCCTGTCCCTTTCAGACCTCATCAACGAGGGGAATTACGGCCTTATCAAAGCAGCCAAGCGCTTCGATGAGACCCGCGGGTTCAAATTCATCTCGTACGCCGTCTGGTGGATTCGCCAGGCCATTCTGCAGGCACTCGCCGAGCAGAGCCGCGTCGTCCGTCTCCCGCTGAACCGGATCGGCACCATCTCGAAGATCCGGAAGGCCAGCGCCCGGCTTCAGCAGGAGCATGAGCGCAAGCCGAATATCGAGGAGCTTGCGGAAGAGCTTGAGATCGATGTTCGCAAGGTGCGCGAGGCGATGCAGCACACGTCCCGCCATCTCTCAATGGATGCGCCTTTCAACGAAGAAGACGACAACAGTCTTCTCGACGTCCTGCCGGATGAGGAGAGCGACAATCCGGATGACGAGATGATGGGCGAGTCGGTGAAAATCGACATCGAGCGCGCTCTCAGCATGTTGCACGACCGCGAGGCGGAGATCACTCGACTGTACTTCGGGATCGGCCGCGAGCACCCGCTCACCCTCGAAGAGATCGGCAAACGGTTCGACCTGACCCGTGAGCGCGTCCGCCAGATTAAGGAGAAGGCGCTCCGGAAGCTACGTCAGCGTCACCGGCGTGAAGATCTGCAGACGCACATCGGATAG
- a CDS encoding cystathionine beta-synthase: MWHDNILGAIGNTPLVRINNVVEGLPCTVLGKVEFFNPGGSVKDRIGVTLIERAEKEGKIEPGGTIIEGTSGNTGAGLAIAAIAKGYKCIFTTTDKQSQEKVDVLRALGAEVLVCPTNVEPDDPRSYYSVARRLAEEIPNSVYLNQYDNSANPKAHVETTGPELWKQTEGRITHFIAGAGTGGTISGTSRYLKDQNEDIQVVGVDPMGSVFYKYFHEGVFDEDEIYPYFTEGVGEDILPENMDFDAVDDFVQVDDKSSMQMTRRLAREEGLFVGQSCGMAMAGAIQWLNDHSAELSEDDVVVVLLPDSGFRYLSKTYNDEWMKNHGFLESRPEVTADEVVKARKAPRTVISAAPDDTIGDVIERMTEQSISQVPVVDGDDVVGSVTESRILNRLVESPSARDEPVRTIMGDPFPVVPASLHLNHLTSYLEGDTGAVLVERDTGYTVVTKSDLISALARMGRNGNGSS, encoded by the coding sequence ATGTGGCACGACAACATTCTGGGCGCGATCGGCAATACGCCGCTCGTTCGAATAAATAACGTCGTTGAAGGTCTCCCTTGCACCGTGCTGGGCAAGGTGGAATTCTTCAACCCAGGCGGCTCGGTGAAAGACCGGATCGGTGTGACGCTGATCGAGCGTGCCGAGAAAGAAGGCAAAATCGAACCGGGAGGGACGATCATCGAGGGCACGAGTGGCAATACGGGTGCAGGCCTTGCTATCGCCGCCATCGCGAAAGGCTACAAGTGCATCTTCACGACCACAGACAAGCAGAGCCAGGAGAAGGTCGACGTGCTTCGCGCGCTCGGGGCTGAAGTACTCGTCTGCCCGACGAACGTGGAGCCCGACGACCCGCGCTCGTACTATTCTGTGGCCCGACGCCTGGCGGAGGAGATTCCGAATTCGGTCTACCTGAACCAGTACGACAACAGCGCCAACCCGAAGGCTCACGTCGAGACCACCGGACCGGAACTGTGGAAGCAGACCGAGGGACGCATCACCCACTTTATCGCTGGAGCCGGAACGGGCGGCACGATCAGCGGCACGTCCCGCTACCTGAAAGACCAGAATGAAGACATTCAGGTCGTTGGTGTAGATCCGATGGGCTCCGTCTTCTACAAGTACTTCCATGAGGGCGTCTTCGACGAAGACGAGATCTACCCCTACTTCACGGAAGGAGTCGGTGAAGACATCCTGCCGGAAAACATGGACTTCGACGCGGTCGACGACTTTGTGCAGGTGGACGACAAGTCGTCGATGCAGATGACGCGTCGCCTCGCACGAGAAGAAGGTCTCTTCGTCGGCCAGTCGTGTGGCATGGCCATGGCCGGTGCCATTCAGTGGCTGAACGATCACAGTGCCGAACTCTCGGAAGACGACGTCGTGGTCGTCCTGCTGCCTGACTCCGGCTTCCGGTATCTCTCAAAGACGTACAACGACGAGTGGATGAAGAACCACGGCTTCCTGGAGTCGCGTCCGGAGGTTACGGCCGATGAGGTCGTGAAAGCGCGTAAAGCGCCGAGGACCGTGATTTCTGCTGCCCCGGATGACACCATCGGCGACGTGATCGAACGGATGACCGAGCAGAGCATCTCACAGGTGCCCGTCGTTGACGGCGACGATGTGGTTGGAAGCGTCACCGAGTCGCGTATCTTGAATCGCCTCGTCGAGAGTCCATCTGCACGGGATGAGCCGGTGCGTACGATCATGGGTGACCCGTTCCCCGTCGTACCGGCATCGCTTCACCTCAACCATCTAACGTCCTATCTCGAAGGCGACACCGGGGCCGTGCTCGTGGAACGCGATACTGGCTACACCGTGGTCACCAAGAGCGACCTGATCAGCGCACTCGCGCGCATGGGACGGAACGGAAACGGTTCGTCCTAA
- a CDS encoding protein-L-isoaspartate(D-aspartate) O-methyltransferase, with protein sequence MVESRDERKFRRQRQQLVDQLRQRGISDERVLKAINAVPRHLFVEDAMRPRAYADEALPIGLNQTISQPFTVAYQTELLEVREHDRILEIGTGSGYQAAVLCELGARVFSIERHEPLLQRTRSLLDDLGYRVTTKHGDGTKGWPSFAPYDGIVVTAGAVDIPDALIKQLRAADDDHRAGRLVIPVGGSGGQTMTLIRKTGTGPHDLELEEFHSFRFVPLVDEGDK encoded by the coding sequence ATGGTTGAGTCTCGCGACGAACGCAAGTTTCGCCGACAGCGCCAGCAACTGGTCGACCAACTCCGTCAGCGCGGCATCTCGGATGAGCGCGTGCTGAAGGCGATCAATGCGGTGCCGCGGCATCTGTTTGTCGAAGATGCCATGCGCCCGAGGGCATACGCCGACGAGGCCCTACCCATCGGACTCAATCAGACGATCTCGCAGCCCTTCACCGTCGCGTACCAGACCGAGCTCCTGGAGGTGCGAGAGCACGACCGTATCCTTGAAATCGGTACAGGTAGTGGCTACCAGGCCGCCGTCCTCTGCGAACTCGGTGCCCGCGTGTTCTCGATCGAGCGTCACGAACCTCTTCTCCAGCGCACGCGATCTCTGCTCGATGACCTCGGATATCGCGTCACAACCAAGCACGGGGACGGCACCAAAGGCTGGCCATCCTTCGCCCCGTACGATGGCATTGTCGTCACGGCCGGCGCTGTGGACATTCCGGACGCCCTGATCAAGCAACTTCGGGCGGCGGACGATGATCACCGCGCGGGCCGACTGGTGATCCCCGTTGGAGGATCAGGCGGACAAACGATGACGCTGATCAGGAAAACAGGAACCGGCCCGCACGACCTCGAACTGGAGGAATTCCACTCGTTCCGCTTCGTCCCCCTCGTCGATGAGGGCGACAAGTAA